In bacterium, a single window of DNA contains:
- a CDS encoding four-carbon acid sugar kinase family protein has product MPSSDTAPSTLKLGVAADDLTGACATGALLARLGRVAVQVSPAAAAWPTDMRVVSTNTRTCAPDEARTHCRDAARDLLACRPGLVAVRIDSTLRGHIGIAVRAFLDARPFRAAVVAAVPMLGRTTVEGRHYVDGRLVATTEAGDDAIPPPESSSVLALMEHQTGLRVEHVALPVVRRGPGAVRDAFLMRAARIVTFDAETDADIAAIAAGLADLPVLPVDPGPFTAALTARRFPGPGRPTRCPHADRVLVLAGSPTALTALQVETLERTRTCVCAVLSAEEAQRPAHLTEVTRVLCDHLGAHRVAGVKVVGRTLARRDRAVATALAEITQAVLDRCDAGVIICGGDVAAAVCDRLAVGSLEIAHEVSPFCAAGYLVTGPHARRPVVTKGGLVGTSDTLMRCVDALLGDNRSPAAKR; this is encoded by the coding sequence ATGCCCTCCAGCGACACGGCACCGTCGACCTTGAAGCTCGGCGTCGCCGCCGACGATCTCACCGGCGCCTGCGCAACCGGCGCGCTGCTCGCCCGCCTGGGGCGGGTGGCCGTGCAGGTCTCGCCGGCCGCCGCCGCGTGGCCGACCGACATGCGCGTCGTCTCGACCAACACCCGGACGTGTGCTCCCGACGAGGCGCGGACACACTGTCGGGACGCGGCGCGGGATCTGCTCGCATGCCGCCCCGGCCTGGTCGCCGTCCGCATCGACTCGACGCTGCGCGGCCACATCGGCATCGCCGTCCGCGCGTTCCTGGACGCGCGGCCCTTCCGGGCGGCGGTGGTGGCGGCGGTCCCGATGCTGGGGCGCACCACGGTAGAAGGCCGGCACTATGTCGACGGGCGCCTCGTCGCGACCACCGAAGCGGGTGACGATGCGATTCCGCCGCCCGAGAGCTCGAGCGTACTCGCGCTGATGGAACATCAGACCGGCCTCCGTGTCGAACACGTGGCTTTGCCGGTCGTCCGCCGAGGACCCGGCGCCGTGCGCGACGCGTTCCTGATGCGCGCCGCCCGGATCGTGACGTTTGATGCCGAGACCGACGCCGACATCGCGGCGATCGCCGCCGGTCTCGCCGACCTCCCGGTGTTGCCCGTGGATCCGGGCCCGTTTACGGCCGCGCTGACCGCGCGGCGATTCCCCGGCCCCGGCCGGCCGACGCGGTGCCCCCACGCCGACCGCGTCCTTGTGCTGGCGGGCAGCCCCACCGCCCTCACCGCGTTACAGGTCGAGACGCTCGAGCGGACGCGGACGTGCGTGTGTGCCGTCCTCAGCGCCGAAGAGGCCCAACGTCCGGCACACCTCACGGAGGTGACGCGCGTGCTGTGCGACCACCTGGGCGCCCACCGCGTCGCGGGCGTCAAGGTCGTCGGTCGAACGCTCGCCCGACGGGACCGCGCCGTCGCGACCGCGCTCGCCGAGATCACGCAGGCGGTCCTCGACCGGTGCGACGCCGGCGTCATCATCTGCGGCGGCGACGTCGCCGCGGCGGTGTGCGACCGGCTGGCTGTCGGTAGCCTCGAGATCGCCCATGAGGTCTCCCCGTTCTGCGCGGCCGGGTACCTGGTCACCGGCCCGCACGCGCGGCGACCGGTCGTGACCAAGGGCGGGTTGGTGGGCACGTCAGACACCCTGATGCGGTGCGTCGACGCCCTGCTCGGAGACAACCGGTCACCGGCGGCGAAGCGGTAG
- a CDS encoding Gfo/Idh/MocA family oxidoreductase translates to MRRPSVDTVNWGVLGVARIATIAVIPALRGARNARLVAIASRTLSRAQEAAQRLGVPRAYGSYEALLADREVHAIYIPLPNTLHREWTLRCAEAGKHVLCEKPLAVSAADCEAMVDGCQRRGVTLMEAFMYRFHPRTQRVLEIAASGALGDLRLVRASFTFQVQTPRGNIRFDPGLGGGALFDVGCYAVNICRAVLGAPTDAVAFGALGPSGIDEVTGGVLRFHDRRLAVIDCGLTLPRRQEYEIVGTEGILRVSAPDAFLPGVAETECVLERGREREVTRFPGVDQYQRMVEHFGDVLSGATLALSPQDAVGNIRVLSALHASLRSGRREPVA, encoded by the coding sequence GTGAGGAGACCGTCGGTGGACACCGTCAACTGGGGAGTGCTAGGCGTCGCGAGAATCGCCACGATCGCGGTGATCCCCGCGCTGCGAGGCGCGCGGAACGCGCGCCTCGTGGCCATCGCCAGCCGCACGCTCTCCCGCGCGCAGGAGGCGGCGCAGCGCCTCGGCGTGCCGCGCGCGTACGGATCGTACGAGGCGTTGCTGGCCGATCGCGAGGTGCACGCGATCTACATCCCCCTCCCCAACACGCTGCACCGCGAGTGGACCCTGCGGTGCGCGGAGGCGGGCAAGCACGTGCTCTGCGAGAAACCGCTGGCCGTTTCCGCAGCCGACTGCGAGGCGATGGTCGACGGGTGCCAGCGCCGCGGCGTGACGCTGATGGAGGCGTTCATGTACCGGTTCCACCCGCGCACGCAGCGGGTCCTCGAGATCGCAGCCTCGGGGGCCCTCGGCGACCTCCGGCTCGTGCGGGCGTCGTTCACGTTCCAAGTGCAGACGCCTCGGGGCAACATCCGCTTCGATCCGGGCCTCGGCGGTGGCGCGCTCTTCGACGTGGGGTGCTACGCGGTCAACATCTGCCGCGCGGTCCTGGGGGCACCCACGGACGCCGTGGCGTTCGGCGCGCTCGGCCCAAGCGGCATCGACGAGGTAACCGGCGGCGTCCTCCGCTTCCACGACCGCCGCCTGGCGGTGATCGACTGCGGCCTGACGCTGCCCCGGCGGCAGGAGTACGAGATCGTCGGGACGGAGGGCATCCTCCGCGTTTCGGCACCAGACGCGTTCCTCCCGGGCGTCGCGGAGACGGAGTGTGTCCTCGAGCGGGGACGCGAGCGAGAGGTGACGCGGTTTCCCGGGGTCGACCAGTACCAGCGGATGGTCGAGCATTTCGGCGACGTCCTATCGGGCGCGACGCTCGCCCTGTCGCCGCAGGACGCCGTCGGCAACATCCGCGTGCTGTCGGCGCTCCACGCGTCGCTGCGAAGCGGGCGTCGGGAACCGGTCGCGTGA
- the tcuA gene encoding FAD-dependent tricarballylate dehydrogenase TcuA produces MSVASDGPDPRDAGASYDVIVVGGGHAALSAALSARRTAARVLILERAPRHMRGGNSRHTRNVRCAHDPGDAYLTGEYGEDEFLDDLRNVGGGQLDAALARFAVRESKLLPAWMTAHGVGWQRALRGTLSLSRTNRFFLGGGKALVNTYYETCRRLGVEVRYESSVADIRMAGRRAEAVVVDCGGSRTLVRGHAVVVAAGGFEANLDWLRRYWGDAADNFAVRGTPYNDGTMLAVLLDKGAMQVGDPKGFHAIAVDARAPKYDGGIATRLDSIPFGIVVNRVGERFSDEGEDLWPKRYATWGARVAAQPGQIAYSIVDAKAIGCFLPPLYKPVQADSVAALAARLQIDAGALVRTVDDYNRATVGNTAFRADVLDGLATRGLRPAKSNWARPLDRPPFSALPLRPGITFTYMGVGVDETARVVDRHGQPFVNLYAAGEIMSGNILASGYLAGFGMTIGGVFGRLAGREAATHAGH; encoded by the coding sequence ATGAGCGTCGCGTCCGACGGCCCCGATCCGCGTGACGCCGGCGCGTCCTACGACGTGATCGTGGTCGGCGGCGGCCACGCGGCGCTCAGCGCGGCGCTGTCGGCTCGGCGCACCGCGGCGCGGGTGCTGATTCTGGAGCGGGCGCCCCGTCACATGCGCGGCGGAAACAGCCGGCACACCCGGAACGTCCGCTGCGCCCACGACCCGGGCGACGCCTACCTCACCGGCGAGTACGGCGAGGACGAATTTCTCGACGACCTGCGCAACGTCGGCGGCGGGCAACTCGACGCGGCGCTGGCCCGCTTCGCCGTTCGAGAGTCCAAGCTCCTCCCCGCGTGGATGACGGCACACGGCGTCGGGTGGCAGCGGGCGCTGCGGGGCACGCTGTCGCTGAGCCGGACGAACCGGTTCTTCCTCGGCGGCGGGAAGGCGCTCGTCAACACGTACTACGAAACGTGCCGACGCCTCGGGGTGGAGGTACGCTACGAGTCGAGCGTCGCGGACATTCGGATGGCGGGGCGCCGCGCCGAGGCGGTGGTCGTGGACTGCGGCGGGTCGCGCACGCTGGTGCGCGGGCACGCCGTGGTGGTCGCGGCCGGCGGGTTCGAGGCGAATCTCGATTGGCTCAGGCGCTACTGGGGAGACGCCGCGGACAACTTCGCCGTCCGCGGCACCCCCTACAACGACGGGACGATGCTCGCGGTGTTGCTGGACAAGGGCGCGATGCAGGTCGGGGACCCCAAGGGGTTCCATGCAATCGCCGTCGACGCCCGCGCGCCCAAGTACGACGGGGGCATCGCGACGCGTCTGGATTCGATCCCGTTCGGCATCGTCGTGAACCGGGTCGGCGAACGATTTTCCGACGAAGGCGAAGACCTGTGGCCGAAGCGGTACGCGACGTGGGGGGCCCGCGTGGCCGCGCAGCCGGGACAGATCGCCTACAGCATCGTCGATGCGAAGGCGATCGGGTGCTTTCTGCCGCCGCTGTACAAGCCGGTCCAGGCGGACTCCGTCGCGGCGCTGGCCGCGCGTCTTCAGATCGATGCTGGCGCGCTCGTGCGCACGGTGGACGACTACAACCGTGCCACCGTGGGGAACACGGCGTTTCGCGCGGACGTGCTGGACGGGCTTGCGACGCGCGGGCTCCGGCCCGCGAAGAGCAATTGGGCCCGTCCGCTCGATCGGCCGCCGTTCTCCGCCCTGCCGCTGCGCCCAGGCATCACCTTCACGTACATGGGAGTGGGCGTCGACGAGACGGCGCGCGTGGTCGACCGCCACGGGCAACCGTTCGTCAACCTCTACGCGGCAGGAGAGATCATGTCGGGAAACATCCTGGCAAGCGGCTACCTGGCCGGGTTCGGCATGACGATCGGCGGCGTCTTCGGGCGTCTGGCCGGCCGAGAGGCGGCGACGCATGCCGGGCACTGA
- a CDS encoding VOC family protein: MSDVAINPRASVGHVRLGVADLGAMLEFYRGVLGLRHALTERDGTVHLSADGRYPFLFGLTPVPGASRPPRRATGLYHTAILVPSRAWLGRVLRHLIARGIGLDGASDHLVSEALYLRDPEGNGVELYADRPREAWPHVDGQVMMTSEPLDLDALIAEGRDGDAPWDGVPPDTRVGHVHLRVSALDRAEAFYRGVLGFDVTLRRYPGALFFSAGGYHHHLGTNVWGSAGAAPPPPNATGLRSFAVHCPDAAELARIVRNAERAHVQVEGAVDHGVSQVVTLRDGDGIAVDLTVDRPGAGDPGGWTQRPVGLAAVVDT; encoded by the coding sequence ATGTCGGATGTGGCCATCAACCCGCGCGCGTCGGTCGGGCACGTTCGTCTCGGTGTGGCCGACCTGGGCGCGATGCTGGAATTCTACCGCGGCGTGCTTGGGCTCCGCCATGCGCTCACCGAGCGCGACGGCACCGTGCACCTCTCGGCCGATGGTCGGTACCCGTTTCTGTTCGGGCTGACCCCCGTGCCCGGCGCGTCGCGCCCGCCGAGGCGGGCGACGGGGCTGTATCATACGGCAATCCTGGTGCCCAGCCGGGCGTGGCTTGGGCGGGTGCTGCGGCACCTCATCGCCAGGGGGATCGGCCTGGACGGCGCGTCCGACCACCTCGTCAGCGAGGCGTTGTACCTACGCGACCCCGAAGGGAACGGCGTCGAACTGTACGCCGACCGGCCGCGCGAGGCGTGGCCGCACGTCGACGGGCAGGTGATGATGACCTCGGAGCCACTCGACCTGGATGCGCTCATCGCCGAGGGGCGCGACGGTGACGCGCCGTGGGACGGGGTACCGCCGGACACGCGGGTGGGTCACGTGCACCTCAGAGTCTCCGCGCTCGATCGGGCGGAGGCTTTCTACCGCGGCGTGCTCGGGTTCGACGTGACGCTGCGGAGATACCCGGGAGCCCTGTTCTTTTCCGCGGGCGGCTATCATCACCATTTGGGGACGAACGTCTGGGGCAGCGCGGGCGCGGCTCCGCCGCCTCCCAACGCGACGGGGCTGCGGTCGTTCGCCGTGCATTGTCCCGATGCGGCGGAGCTCGCGCGGATCGTTCGGAACGCGGAACGGGCGCACGTCCAGGTCGAGGGAGCGGTCGACCACGGAGTCAGCCAGGTCGTGACGCTCCGGGACGGGGACGGGATCGCGGTCGACCTCACCGTCGACCGCCCCGGCGCCGGCGACCCAGGCGGGTGGACGCAGAGGCCGGTGGGGCTCGCCGCGGTGGTCGACACGTAG
- a CDS encoding GGDEF domain-containing protein produces MLGAAGPASLAGEGLQRTRALTHVAGFRFLDDTDGGAQAGACPRTANRVSVQESRTFSQALSAAAGRISGEWADRLTAIPIFGTRSGESLRATCLTYLHSLARWLVQRDDEELRQAVTGQTKADIQAGLTAADAVKVYLALQDVLWDELDRWAVGRPTLASFEAVAKHLAAGMGLSVQAAMVEYQRVTATQLALQREEQERLALSLERAQVNDALTGLYTRAYCLEYLDREVRRAHRYGYAVSLLVVDVDGFDAVVASLDATGGDAVIRGIAEQLASAVREVDLVCRLGTDVFGVVLPHIRARPASVVAERLRTIVENWMPAVSNIQLDRQVTVSVGVAGLPDDASTADELLLRAEAARTHAKRIGKNVVVAAADLPT; encoded by the coding sequence GTGCTCGGCGCGGCCGGCCCAGCCTCGCTCGCGGGGGAGGGTCTCCAGCGTACGCGGGCGCTGACGCATGTCGCAGGGTTCCGATTCCTCGACGACACGGACGGCGGCGCCCAAGCAGGAGCCTGTCCCCGTACTGCGAACCGAGTCAGCGTGCAGGAATCGCGCACCTTCTCTCAGGCCCTGAGCGCCGCCGCCGGCCGGATCTCCGGCGAGTGGGCCGACCGGTTGACCGCGATTCCCATCTTTGGAACCCGGTCGGGCGAGTCGCTCCGTGCCACATGCCTGACATATCTCCACTCGCTGGCCCGCTGGCTCGTCCAACGCGATGACGAAGAGTTGCGGCAGGCGGTGACGGGGCAGACGAAGGCGGATATCCAGGCGGGGCTGACCGCGGCGGACGCGGTGAAGGTGTACTTGGCGCTCCAGGACGTCCTCTGGGACGAGCTCGATCGCTGGGCGGTTGGGCGGCCTACGCTCGCCTCGTTCGAGGCCGTGGCGAAACACCTGGCGGCGGGCATGGGGCTGAGCGTCCAGGCGGCCATGGTGGAGTATCAGCGCGTCACTGCCACACAACTTGCGTTGCAGCGCGAAGAGCAGGAACGACTGGCGCTGAGCCTCGAGCGCGCGCAAGTCAACGACGCCCTCACCGGTCTGTACACGCGGGCTTACTGTTTGGAATACCTCGATCGCGAGGTCCGACGGGCGCACCGGTACGGCTATGCGGTGTCGCTGCTCGTGGTCGACGTGGACGGGTTCGACGCTGTCGTCGCCTCGCTGGACGCGACCGGCGGTGACGCGGTCATCCGCGGGATCGCCGAACAGCTCGCGTCGGCGGTCCGCGAGGTCGATCTCGTCTGCCGGCTCGGTACGGACGTGTTTGGCGTCGTGCTCCCGCACATTCGGGCCCGCCCCGCGTCCGTGGTGGCGGAACGCCTGCGGACGATCGTGGAGAACTGGATGCCCGCGGTGTCGAACATCCAACTCGATCGGCAGGTCACGGTTTCGGTGGGCGTAGCCGGCCTTCCCGACGACGCGTCGACCGCCGACGAGTTGCTCCTTCGGGCGGAGGCCGCGCGCACACACGCCAAACGCATCGGCAAGAACGTGGTGGTCGCCGCCGCGGACCTCCCGACGTAA
- a CDS encoding cupin domain-containing protein, with protein sequence MAPVDEDLKQFVDGGDGILTVRGSKLHRAWNNIQYKTGLSAKNVGATKLSMNVATIPPGGVAYAHIHVDFEVMLYILQGRVRHEYGPNCSLSVDNDAGDFIFIEPGIPHEVRNLSEIEPVVAVVARSDASEWEHIIAYDRRK encoded by the coding sequence ATGGCACCCGTCGATGAGGACTTGAAACAGTTTGTGGACGGCGGGGACGGCATCCTGACCGTTCGTGGGAGCAAGTTGCACCGGGCGTGGAACAACATCCAGTACAAGACGGGGCTGTCCGCAAAGAACGTGGGGGCCACGAAGCTCTCCATGAATGTGGCCACGATTCCGCCTGGCGGGGTCGCCTACGCCCACATCCACGTTGATTTCGAAGTGATGCTCTACATCTTGCAAGGACGGGTCCGGCACGAGTACGGCCCCAACTGCTCCCTCAGTGTCGACAACGACGCGGGCGACTTCATTTTCATCGAGCCGGGCATACCGCACGAGGTCCGCAACCTCAGCGAGATCGAGCCCGTCGTGGCGGTGGTCGCGAGGTCCGACGCGTCCGAGTGGGAACACATTATCGCGTACGACCGGCGGAAGTAA
- the tcuB gene encoding tricarballylate utilization 4Fe-4S protein TcuB — MPGTDLFQEAERQLVVCNACRYCEGYCAVFPAMELRQAFTRGDITYLANLCHDCRACYYACMYSPPHEFGVNIPQVLSEVRRDGYRRYGWPRAFARALHGARATWAVAAAAIVVVLGLAVLLAGPGRLLGAYLGPGAFYQVVAYWAIVLPGVAALCYWLGVWTAGGLWFWREIGVGRPEALTLRAVGGAVWEALTLRWLRGGGPGCPYPEERASPLRGTLHALVFYGFLAALASTTLAAIDQDLLGRMPPYPLASAPVVLGTFGGLAIIVGTAGMLVAKARSDRRPAGGEALAIDYAFVITLGLASLTGMLTLALRATHVMGLTLVIHLGIVAALFVTAPYGKFVHLVYRVLALVRNRLERGAER, encoded by the coding sequence ATGCCGGGCACTGACCTGTTTCAGGAAGCCGAGCGCCAGTTGGTGGTCTGCAACGCGTGCCGGTACTGCGAAGGGTACTGCGCGGTCTTCCCCGCGATGGAGTTGCGGCAGGCGTTCACCCGGGGCGACATCACGTACCTGGCCAACCTGTGCCACGACTGCCGCGCGTGCTACTACGCGTGCATGTACTCGCCGCCGCACGAGTTCGGCGTGAACATCCCGCAGGTGCTCTCCGAGGTGCGGCGGGACGGCTACCGGCGGTACGGGTGGCCGCGGGCGTTCGCGCGCGCGCTGCACGGTGCGCGGGCGACGTGGGCGGTCGCCGCGGCGGCGATCGTCGTGGTGCTGGGGCTCGCCGTGCTGCTGGCCGGTCCCGGTCGGTTGCTCGGCGCGTACTTGGGGCCCGGCGCATTCTATCAGGTCGTCGCCTATTGGGCGATCGTGCTGCCGGGCGTCGCCGCGCTCTGCTACTGGCTCGGCGTCTGGACGGCCGGCGGCCTGTGGTTTTGGCGTGAGATCGGGGTGGGGCGCCCCGAGGCGCTGACGCTCCGCGCGGTGGGCGGCGCGGTGTGGGAAGCGCTGACCCTGCGCTGGCTCCGCGGCGGCGGGCCGGGATGTCCGTATCCCGAGGAACGAGCCTCGCCCCTGCGCGGCACCCTCCACGCGCTCGTATTCTACGGGTTTCTCGCGGCGCTCGCCTCGACGACCCTCGCCGCGATCGACCAAGATCTGTTGGGTCGAATGCCCCCATATCCGCTCGCCAGCGCGCCGGTCGTGCTCGGCACGTTTGGCGGGCTCGCGATCATCGTCGGCACCGCGGGGATGCTCGTTGCGAAGGCGCGGAGCGACCGGAGGCCGGCCGGCGGCGAGGCGCTCGCCATCGACTACGCGTTCGTGATCACGCTCGGGCTCGCGTCACTGACCGGCATGCTCACGCTGGCGCTCCGGGCGACCCACGTCATGGGCCTGACCCTCGTGATCCATCTGGGGATCGTCGCGGCGCTGTTCGTGACCGCACCCTACGGGAAGTTCGTGCACCTCGTCTACCGGGTCCTCGCGTTGGTGCGGAACCGGCTCGAGCGCGGCGCGGAACGATGA
- a CDS encoding 4a-hydroxytetrahydrobiopterin dehydratase — MADELADRTCVPCLGGTPPLTADQIAPLLAQLDGWQVEANKKLIKSYRFKNFVQAVDFVNAVTPVAEREGHHPDLYVRWGEVRVYLWTHKIDGLTESDFFMAAKIDRAAAERT; from the coding sequence ATGGCCGACGAACTCGCCGATCGCACGTGCGTTCCATGTTTGGGCGGAACACCACCGCTGACAGCGGATCAGATCGCCCCGCTCCTCGCCCAACTCGACGGCTGGCAGGTCGAGGCGAACAAGAAGCTCATCAAATCATACCGGTTCAAGAACTTCGTGCAGGCCGTCGACTTCGTCAACGCCGTCACGCCGGTCGCCGAGCGCGAGGGTCACCATCCGGATCTGTATGTCCGCTGGGGCGAGGTGCGCGTCTACCTGTGGACGCACAAGATCGACGGGTTGACCGAGAGCGATTTCTTCATGGCGGCCAAGATCGATCGCGCGGCGGCGGAGCGGACGTAG
- a CDS encoding helix-turn-helix transcriptional regulator, which produces MAERHAAARAARGLAGMDTKPTVPVLSPGAAPGAGAQQSSLFGLRTSVRAWCAEQRVSQSALAMRAGISASHLNQIIRGRSRPSPALAQRIRGLIGGAP; this is translated from the coding sequence ATGGCTGAGCGTCACGCGGCGGCGCGGGCTGCTAGGGGCCTTGCCGGGATGGATACGAAACCGACCGTACCGGTCCTGTCCCCAGGCGCGGCGCCCGGCGCAGGGGCCCAGCAGTCATCTCTGTTCGGGCTTCGAACATCGGTGAGGGCGTGGTGCGCCGAGCAGCGTGTGAGCCAGTCGGCGTTGGCAATGAGGGCGGGCATCAGCGCGTCGCATCTGAACCAGATCATCCGGGGTCGTTCGCGTCCGAGTCCGGCGCTGGCGCAGCGCATTCGCGGGTTGATCGGGGGCGCCCCCTAG
- a CDS encoding Xaa-Pro peptidase family protein: MEPFDGERLRRAMAARGVHVIVATSRHNVEYLTGGYYNPFFAWGPRFGTGQYLSAVAVPAARLESAFYVARENEQDFLQAFGPLWITDVHWAPRRPNIAVEVAAKTAEILRAQGMAGGTIGVECPFLPVDAFEALRRDLPEAMFVDASPILAALRAIKRPTELERLEVVHRITSEAIRATIAAGRSEHSMRDLAEAVQRQVEQRGGRYLYALTNVGPGLVRAATSEPWGRGRPLHVDAGAELAGYRSDVARMGSIGPAPARALDLFDACVRAQARIRARIGPAISARELWKIGTDAVAAGPWGRFGKFQAHGLGMVSHELPEVTPDADGALEAGMVISVETDCLDPDTGHIKLEDTVVVTATGCAGLGDAHRDWCVASGA; the protein is encoded by the coding sequence ATGGAACCGTTTGACGGCGAGAGACTGCGGCGTGCGATGGCCGCGCGCGGCGTGCACGTGATCGTCGCCACGAGCCGTCACAACGTCGAGTACCTGACTGGTGGCTACTACAACCCGTTCTTCGCCTGGGGCCCCCGGTTTGGGACCGGCCAGTATCTCTCGGCCGTGGCCGTTCCGGCGGCGCGATTGGAGTCCGCGTTCTACGTCGCTCGGGAAAACGAGCAAGACTTTCTCCAGGCGTTCGGCCCGCTGTGGATCACCGACGTCCACTGGGCGCCCCGGCGGCCGAACATCGCCGTGGAGGTCGCGGCCAAGACGGCCGAGATACTCCGCGCGCAGGGCATGGCCGGTGGGACGATCGGGGTCGAATGCCCGTTTCTGCCGGTGGACGCGTTCGAGGCCCTTCGCCGTGATCTGCCGGAAGCCATGTTCGTCGACGCGAGCCCGATCCTCGCGGCGCTGCGGGCGATCAAGCGACCGACGGAACTCGAGCGGCTTGAGGTCGTGCACCGGATCACGTCCGAGGCGATCCGGGCCACGATTGCGGCCGGCCGAAGCGAGCACAGCATGCGGGACCTCGCCGAGGCGGTGCAGCGGCAGGTTGAACAGCGCGGCGGCCGGTATCTGTACGCGCTCACCAACGTCGGGCCGGGGCTGGTCCGGGCGGCCACATCCGAACCGTGGGGCCGCGGGCGGCCCCTGCATGTCGACGCGGGTGCCGAACTTGCCGGCTACCGGTCGGACGTGGCGCGCATGGGATCCATCGGCCCGGCGCCGGCGCGCGCCCTGGACCTGTTCGATGCCTGCGTCCGGGCCCAGGCCCGCATCCGCGCGCGCATCGGTCCCGCCATCTCCGCCCGCGAGTTGTGGAAGATCGGGACCGACGCGGTCGCCGCCGGGCCGTGGGGTCGGTTCGGGAAGTTCCAGGCGCACGGGCTCGGGATGGTGAGCCACGAACTGCCCGAAGTGACGCCGGATGCGGACGGCGCCCTGGAGGCCGGGATGGTGATCTCCGTCGAGACCGACTGTCTCGACCCCGACACCGGTCACATCAAGTTGGAGGACACGGTGGTCGTCACCGCAACCGGGTGCGCCGGGCTCGGTGACGCGCACCGCGACTGGTGCGTCGCCTCGGGGGCGTAG
- a CDS encoding ROK family protein, which produces MNIVGIDIGASNLRIVLSDRSGRLREVSSEKTNAAELMEQIFAGLRRLSGFDAIGIAAVGPLDVKEGVILNPPNVRVRNLEIVRLVRTRFKRPCYLVNDCVAAVLGEKMFGAGRGVPNLVYVTLSTGVGCGVIVDGRVLQGKDGNAHEIGHCTVDVSGALRCGCGSYGHWEAYCGGAHIPAFARLLLRTEYRHAASALRGARRTLSPEALFRAARSDRVAAQIVERIGMFNGVGVANAINAYDPELVTIGGPIALRHAREVMTPIRRHARRYAINRVPRIVLTPLKDLVVVYGAVASVLSRHA; this is translated from the coding sequence TTGAACATCGTCGGCATCGACATCGGTGCCTCCAACCTGCGCATCGTCCTGTCCGACCGAAGCGGCAGGCTCCGAGAGGTTTCCTCGGAGAAGACGAACGCCGCGGAGCTCATGGAGCAGATCTTCGCTGGGCTGCGCCGGCTCTCCGGCTTCGACGCGATCGGCATCGCCGCGGTGGGACCGCTCGACGTGAAAGAGGGCGTCATCCTGAACCCGCCCAACGTCCGGGTCAGGAACCTCGAGATCGTGCGGCTGGTTCGAACGCGATTCAAGCGGCCGTGCTACCTCGTGAACGACTGCGTCGCCGCCGTGCTCGGGGAGAAAATGTTCGGGGCGGGGCGAGGTGTCCCGAACCTCGTCTACGTCACGTTGAGCACCGGCGTCGGGTGCGGGGTGATCGTGGATGGTCGCGTGCTGCAAGGCAAGGACGGCAACGCCCACGAGATAGGGCACTGCACCGTGGACGTCTCGGGCGCGCTCCGATGCGGCTGTGGAAGCTATGGGCATTGGGAAGCGTACTGTGGCGGAGCGCACATTCCGGCGTTCGCACGACTCCTGCTTCGGACGGAGTACCGCCACGCGGCGAGCGCGCTGCGCGGGGCGCGACGGACGCTCAGTCCTGAAGCACTGTTCCGCGCGGCCCGGTCTGACCGGGTGGCCGCCCAGATCGTGGAACGGATCGGCATGTTCAACGGCGTGGGCGTCGCGAACGCGATCAACGCCTACGATCCCGAGCTGGTGACGATCGGCGGGCCGATCGCCCTGCGGCACGCCCGGGAGGTGATGACGCCAATTCGGCGCCACGCGCGGCGGTATGCGATCAATCGGGTGCCGCGCATCGTACTGACCCCGTTGAAGGACCTGGTCGTCGTGTACGGCGCCGTGGCCAGCGTGCTCTCCCGCCACGCCTGA